The Plectropomus leopardus isolate mb chromosome 2, YSFRI_Pleo_2.0, whole genome shotgun sequence genome has a window encoding:
- the LOC121958673 gene encoding voltage-dependent calcium channel subunit alpha-2/delta-2-like isoform X1 — translation MAIGKRSCSIVCLVSIQIILIFSASWPGAAALTFPQQYTIMHWARRIEQEIDRVFQHITGAQQLKGIYNEERRRFSLVKNQPRKIVERVASDIEKLLAKKRKALDRLASEAERLQREHLWQDGIKELDMAYYDSKAELDYYSMDGEGEVENPSHIKLEFVYDPNFKNNVNYSYTAVQIPTDIYKGAPVILNELNWTQALEKVFMENSQEDPSLLWQAFGSATGVTRYYPATPWKAPDKIDLYDVRRRPWYIQGASSPKDMVILVDVSGSVSGLTLKLIKASVMEMLDTLSDDDYVNVARFNEKAEAVVPCFKHLVQANVRNKKIFKDAVQQMQAKGTTDYKSGFHFAFNQLLNKTNVPRANCNKIIMLFTDGGEDRAQDVFMQYNWPNKTVRVFTFSVGQHNYDVTPLQWIACTNKGYYFEIRSICAIRINTQEYLDVLGRPMVLAGSDAKQVQWTNVYQDALGLGMVVTGTLPVFNLTMDGNSQNQLILGVMGVDVHLDEIKRLTPRYNLGANGYIFAIDPNGYLLLHPNLQPKLVNLPEPVTLDFLDAEVEDSNKEEIRRQMIDGRPGEMQVKTLIKSIDEQYIDEVYRSYTWTPINGTDYSLGLVLPPYNEYFIQADLSDVMLQLQYMQSLLPSSFESSGHVFLAPREYCKRLHLSDNNTQFLQNFLSLMLEISPESDECDQGLIHNLILDSRIIGQLASRVWKNKDLNAYGFLAVFASTDGGITRVFPNIAAELWDEDPEPFNSNYYRRSLDNKGYMFRAPSRSSLDDPVGAENGTIGILVSSAIEVNLGGKLLKPSVVGVKLDLEAWVDKFKILASNVSDSRQGSHKCGPSRSCEMDCEVNTDDLLCYLIDDGGFLVMSNQRDHWKKIGLFFGDVDPYLMHALYNNSIFTRRQSFHYQSACEPVSSSHTGAAPRGIFVPSIADILSLAWWTSTVAWSVTQQLLYGLVYNSWLYQDDVLVEGFETRESSCVTIQSQFYFTNTTNSYNVLQDCGNCSRLFHAKRIENTNLLFVVAETLPCSSCEIERLTQIRTEFQEENPCEVLSNARYRKGPTSCFDYSALENTSECGRGHALQSSIGALLFIQLILPLFHL, via the exons atttacaACGAGGAGAGACGGCGGTTCAGTCTGGTGAAGAATCAGCCGCGGAAGATTGTAGAAAGGGTGGCCTCAGATATAGAGAAGCTCCTGGCTAAGAAGCGCAAAGCACTCGAT AGGTTAGCCAGTGAAGCTGAGCGGCTCCAGCGAGAGCATCTATGGCAGGATGGAATCAAG GAGCTGGACATGGCTTATTATGACTCCAAGGCAGAGCTGGATTAT TACTCCATGGATGGAGAAGGAGAGGTGGAAAATCCTTCGCACATCAAACTGGAGTTTGTTTATGATCCAAActtcaaaaataatgtcaaCTATTCCTACACAGCGGTTCAGATTCCCACAGATATTTATAAAGGAG CTCCAGTGATTCTGAATGAGCTGAACTGGACGCAGGCGCTGGAGAAAGTTTTCATGGAAAACAGTCAGGAGGATCCCTCACTGCTATGGCAGGCATTCGGGAGTGCGACGGGTGTCACTCGCTACTACCCAG ctacACCTTGGAAAGCCCCTGATAAAATTGACTTGTATGACGTCAGGAGGAGACCCTG GTACATCCAGGGAGCCTCATCGCCCAAAGATATGGTCATTCTTGTTGATGT GAGCGGCAGTGTCAGCGGGCTCACTCTGAAACTCATCAAAGCGTCAGTAATGGAAATGCTGGACACTTTGTCTGATGATGACTATGTTAACGTGGCCAGG TTTAACGAGAAGGCCGAGGCTGTTGTTCCCTGCTTCAAACATCTCGTCCAGGCTAACGTGCGCAACAAAAAGATCTTCAAGGATGCAGTGCAGCAGATGCAGGCCAAAGGCACCACCGACTACAAGTCTGGATTTCATTTTGCCTTCAACCAGCTGTTAAAT aaGACAAATGTTCCCCGGGCCAACTGCAATAAAATAATCATGCTGTTTACGGacggaggagaggacagagctCAAGATGTCTTCATGCAATACAACTGGCCCAACAAAACA GTTCGAGTTTTCACCTTTTCTGTGGGTCAACACAACTATGATGTCACACCTTTACAGTGGATCGCATGCACCAATAAAG GTTACTATTTTGAGATCCGTTCCATCTGTGCTATAAGGATTAACACCCAG GAGTACCTCGACGTGCTGGGGCGCCCCATGGTGCTCGCAGGCAGTGATGCCAAGCAGGTTCAGTGGACCAATGTGTATCAGGATGCTTTG GGTCTTGGTATGGTCGTAACTGGGACTTTGCCCGTATTTAATCTCACCATGGATGGAAACTCACAG AATCAGCTGATATTAGGTGTGATGGGAGTTGACGTGCATCTTGATGAGATAAAGCGACTAACACCACGGTACAAT CTTGGAGCCAATGGATACATATTTGCCATCGATCCAAATGGATATCTTCTCCTTCACCCCAATCTTCAGCCAAAG CTGGTGAACCTCCCTGAGCCAGTGACGCTGGACTTCCTGGATGCGGAGGTGGAGGACAGCAATAAAGAGGAG atcCGGCGACAAATGATTGACGGTAGACCAGGAGAAATGCAGGTCAAAACTCTCATCAAGTCGATTGACGAG CAATACATCGATGAGGTGTACAGAAGTTACACCTGGACGCCCATCAACGGCACAGATTACAG TCTCGGTCTTGTATTACCTCCTTACAATGAGTACTTCATCCAGGCAGACCTAAGCGACGTGATGCTGCAGCTCCAGT ATATGCAGTCGCTGCTGCCCAGCTCCTTTGAATCCTCAGGACATGTGTTTCTGGCTCCAAG GGAATACTGCAAACGTCTGCATCTTTCTGACAACAACACCCAGTTTTTGCAGAACTTCCTCTCACTCATGCTGGAGATTTCCCCAGAATCTGATGAAT GTGACCAAGGCCTCATCCACAACCTGATCTTGGATTCCAGGATTATCGGGCAGCTGGCCTCTCGTGTTTGGAAGAACAAGGACTTGAATGC GTACGGTTTCCTGGCTGTATTTGCGTCCACTGATGGAGGAATAACACGAGTCTTTCCCAACAT AGCTGCGGAGCTTTGGGATGAGGATCCTGAACCTTTCAATTCGAATTACTACAGACGGAGTCTCGACAACAAAGGCTACATGTTCAGAGCTCCATCAAGATCCT CGTTGGATGACCCAGTGGGTGCAGAAAACGGCACCATTGGAATCCTGGTTAGTTCGGCTATAGAGGTCAATTTGGGAGGCAAACTGCTCAAACCTTCag TGGTCGGGGTGAAGCTGGACTTGGAGGCGTGGGTGGACAAGTTTAAAATCCTGGCCAGCAATGTGTCAGACAGTCGACAGGGCTCACACAAG TGTGGACCATCCAGAAGCTGTGAGATGGACTGTGAAGTGAACACTGAT GACCTCCTCTGCTATCTCATTGATGATGGTGGGTTCCTGGTTATGTCCAATCAGAGAGATCACTGGAAGAAG ATCGGTCTTTTCTTTGGTGATGTGGACCCTTACCTGATGCACGCCCTCTACAACAACTCAATCTTCACCCGCCGTCAGTCTTTCCACTACCAGTCTGCATGTGAACCAGTCAGCAGCAGCCATACTGGTGCAGCACCTAGGGGTATCTTTGTG ccgTCCATTGCTGACATCCTCAGCTTGGCCTGGTGGACGTCCACTGTGGCCTG GTCTGTGACCCAGCAGCTACTGTATGGACTGGTTTACAACAGCTGGCTCTACCAAG ATGATGTCCTGGTTGAAGGTTTTGAGACGAGGGAAAGCAGCTGTGTGACCATCCAAAGTCAGTTCTACTTTACAAACACCACCAACTCCTACAATGTGCTGCAGGACTGTGGAAACTGCTCacg GCTGTTCCACGCCAAGCGGATAGAAAACACCAACCTCCTGTTTGTGGTCGCTGAGACGCTCCCCTGCAGCTCGTGTGAGATAGAGAGGTTAACGCAGATCAGGACTGAGT ttcAAGAGGAGAATCCATGCGAAGTACTGAGTAACGCGCGTTATCGAAAAGGCCCGACATCCTGCTTTGACTACAGTGCCTTA GAAAACACGTCAGAGTGTGGACGGGGTCATGCACTGCAGTCTTCCATAGGAGCCCTTCTCTTTATTCAGCTCATTCTGCCTCTTTTTCATCTCTGA
- the LOC121958673 gene encoding voltage-dependent calcium channel subunit alpha-2/delta-2-like isoform X2, whose protein sequence is MHWARRIEQEIDRVFQHITGAQQLKGIYNEERRRFSLVKNQPRKIVERVASDIEKLLAKKRKALDRLASEAERLQREHLWQDGIKELDMAYYDSKAELDYYSMDGEGEVENPSHIKLEFVYDPNFKNNVNYSYTAVQIPTDIYKGAPVILNELNWTQALEKVFMENSQEDPSLLWQAFGSATGVTRYYPATPWKAPDKIDLYDVRRRPWYIQGASSPKDMVILVDVSGSVSGLTLKLIKASVMEMLDTLSDDDYVNVARFNEKAEAVVPCFKHLVQANVRNKKIFKDAVQQMQAKGTTDYKSGFHFAFNQLLNKTNVPRANCNKIIMLFTDGGEDRAQDVFMQYNWPNKTVRVFTFSVGQHNYDVTPLQWIACTNKGYYFEIRSICAIRINTQEYLDVLGRPMVLAGSDAKQVQWTNVYQDALGLGMVVTGTLPVFNLTMDGNSQNQLILGVMGVDVHLDEIKRLTPRYNLGANGYIFAIDPNGYLLLHPNLQPKLVNLPEPVTLDFLDAEVEDSNKEEIRRQMIDGRPGEMQVKTLIKSIDEQYIDEVYRSYTWTPINGTDYSLGLVLPPYNEYFIQADLSDVMLQLQYMQSLLPSSFESSGHVFLAPREYCKRLHLSDNNTQFLQNFLSLMLEISPESDECDQGLIHNLILDSRIIGQLASRVWKNKDLNAYGFLAVFASTDGGITRVFPNIAAELWDEDPEPFNSNYYRRSLDNKGYMFRAPSRSSLDDPVGAENGTIGILVSSAIEVNLGGKLLKPSVVGVKLDLEAWVDKFKILASNVSDSRQGSHKCGPSRSCEMDCEVNTDDLLCYLIDDGGFLVMSNQRDHWKKIGLFFGDVDPYLMHALYNNSIFTRRQSFHYQSACEPVSSSHTGAAPRGIFVPSIADILSLAWWTSTVAWSVTQQLLYGLVYNSWLYQDDVLVEGFETRESSCVTIQSQFYFTNTTNSYNVLQDCGNCSRLFHAKRIENTNLLFVVAETLPCSSCEIERLTQIRTEFQEENPCEVLSNARYRKGPTSCFDYSALENTSECGRGHALQSSIGALLFIQLILPLFHL, encoded by the exons atttacaACGAGGAGAGACGGCGGTTCAGTCTGGTGAAGAATCAGCCGCGGAAGATTGTAGAAAGGGTGGCCTCAGATATAGAGAAGCTCCTGGCTAAGAAGCGCAAAGCACTCGAT AGGTTAGCCAGTGAAGCTGAGCGGCTCCAGCGAGAGCATCTATGGCAGGATGGAATCAAG GAGCTGGACATGGCTTATTATGACTCCAAGGCAGAGCTGGATTAT TACTCCATGGATGGAGAAGGAGAGGTGGAAAATCCTTCGCACATCAAACTGGAGTTTGTTTATGATCCAAActtcaaaaataatgtcaaCTATTCCTACACAGCGGTTCAGATTCCCACAGATATTTATAAAGGAG CTCCAGTGATTCTGAATGAGCTGAACTGGACGCAGGCGCTGGAGAAAGTTTTCATGGAAAACAGTCAGGAGGATCCCTCACTGCTATGGCAGGCATTCGGGAGTGCGACGGGTGTCACTCGCTACTACCCAG ctacACCTTGGAAAGCCCCTGATAAAATTGACTTGTATGACGTCAGGAGGAGACCCTG GTACATCCAGGGAGCCTCATCGCCCAAAGATATGGTCATTCTTGTTGATGT GAGCGGCAGTGTCAGCGGGCTCACTCTGAAACTCATCAAAGCGTCAGTAATGGAAATGCTGGACACTTTGTCTGATGATGACTATGTTAACGTGGCCAGG TTTAACGAGAAGGCCGAGGCTGTTGTTCCCTGCTTCAAACATCTCGTCCAGGCTAACGTGCGCAACAAAAAGATCTTCAAGGATGCAGTGCAGCAGATGCAGGCCAAAGGCACCACCGACTACAAGTCTGGATTTCATTTTGCCTTCAACCAGCTGTTAAAT aaGACAAATGTTCCCCGGGCCAACTGCAATAAAATAATCATGCTGTTTACGGacggaggagaggacagagctCAAGATGTCTTCATGCAATACAACTGGCCCAACAAAACA GTTCGAGTTTTCACCTTTTCTGTGGGTCAACACAACTATGATGTCACACCTTTACAGTGGATCGCATGCACCAATAAAG GTTACTATTTTGAGATCCGTTCCATCTGTGCTATAAGGATTAACACCCAG GAGTACCTCGACGTGCTGGGGCGCCCCATGGTGCTCGCAGGCAGTGATGCCAAGCAGGTTCAGTGGACCAATGTGTATCAGGATGCTTTG GGTCTTGGTATGGTCGTAACTGGGACTTTGCCCGTATTTAATCTCACCATGGATGGAAACTCACAG AATCAGCTGATATTAGGTGTGATGGGAGTTGACGTGCATCTTGATGAGATAAAGCGACTAACACCACGGTACAAT CTTGGAGCCAATGGATACATATTTGCCATCGATCCAAATGGATATCTTCTCCTTCACCCCAATCTTCAGCCAAAG CTGGTGAACCTCCCTGAGCCAGTGACGCTGGACTTCCTGGATGCGGAGGTGGAGGACAGCAATAAAGAGGAG atcCGGCGACAAATGATTGACGGTAGACCAGGAGAAATGCAGGTCAAAACTCTCATCAAGTCGATTGACGAG CAATACATCGATGAGGTGTACAGAAGTTACACCTGGACGCCCATCAACGGCACAGATTACAG TCTCGGTCTTGTATTACCTCCTTACAATGAGTACTTCATCCAGGCAGACCTAAGCGACGTGATGCTGCAGCTCCAGT ATATGCAGTCGCTGCTGCCCAGCTCCTTTGAATCCTCAGGACATGTGTTTCTGGCTCCAAG GGAATACTGCAAACGTCTGCATCTTTCTGACAACAACACCCAGTTTTTGCAGAACTTCCTCTCACTCATGCTGGAGATTTCCCCAGAATCTGATGAAT GTGACCAAGGCCTCATCCACAACCTGATCTTGGATTCCAGGATTATCGGGCAGCTGGCCTCTCGTGTTTGGAAGAACAAGGACTTGAATGC GTACGGTTTCCTGGCTGTATTTGCGTCCACTGATGGAGGAATAACACGAGTCTTTCCCAACAT AGCTGCGGAGCTTTGGGATGAGGATCCTGAACCTTTCAATTCGAATTACTACAGACGGAGTCTCGACAACAAAGGCTACATGTTCAGAGCTCCATCAAGATCCT CGTTGGATGACCCAGTGGGTGCAGAAAACGGCACCATTGGAATCCTGGTTAGTTCGGCTATAGAGGTCAATTTGGGAGGCAAACTGCTCAAACCTTCag TGGTCGGGGTGAAGCTGGACTTGGAGGCGTGGGTGGACAAGTTTAAAATCCTGGCCAGCAATGTGTCAGACAGTCGACAGGGCTCACACAAG TGTGGACCATCCAGAAGCTGTGAGATGGACTGTGAAGTGAACACTGAT GACCTCCTCTGCTATCTCATTGATGATGGTGGGTTCCTGGTTATGTCCAATCAGAGAGATCACTGGAAGAAG ATCGGTCTTTTCTTTGGTGATGTGGACCCTTACCTGATGCACGCCCTCTACAACAACTCAATCTTCACCCGCCGTCAGTCTTTCCACTACCAGTCTGCATGTGAACCAGTCAGCAGCAGCCATACTGGTGCAGCACCTAGGGGTATCTTTGTG ccgTCCATTGCTGACATCCTCAGCTTGGCCTGGTGGACGTCCACTGTGGCCTG GTCTGTGACCCAGCAGCTACTGTATGGACTGGTTTACAACAGCTGGCTCTACCAAG ATGATGTCCTGGTTGAAGGTTTTGAGACGAGGGAAAGCAGCTGTGTGACCATCCAAAGTCAGTTCTACTTTACAAACACCACCAACTCCTACAATGTGCTGCAGGACTGTGGAAACTGCTCacg GCTGTTCCACGCCAAGCGGATAGAAAACACCAACCTCCTGTTTGTGGTCGCTGAGACGCTCCCCTGCAGCTCGTGTGAGATAGAGAGGTTAACGCAGATCAGGACTGAGT ttcAAGAGGAGAATCCATGCGAAGTACTGAGTAACGCGCGTTATCGAAAAGGCCCGACATCCTGCTTTGACTACAGTGCCTTA GAAAACACGTCAGAGTGTGGACGGGGTCATGCACTGCAGTCTTCCATAGGAGCCCTTCTCTTTATTCAGCTCATTCTGCCTCTTTTTCATCTCTGA